A single window of Paenibacillus sp. SYP-B4298 DNA harbors:
- a CDS encoding FliA/WhiG family RNA polymerase sigma factor, which produces MIEPKTPHLSNFEMWQGWKEHGDIEAKKLLIEHYLPLVDYVTNRMAIGLPKNVSRDDLASNGVMGLIDAIEKFDYQRGLQFETYASWRIRGSIIDGLRQGDWVPRSIREKAKRIEEAYQHLEQQYLRSVTDAEMSAYLNITEKEFLHMLQEIAVTTVCSLEDPIREEESETRLTLLVDEKAKNPDYKIHEFYIKSALIKGIERLTEKERIVVSLFYYEELSLSEIAEVMSLSPSRISQLHSKAILRLRGTLSKHRDQLMEK; this is translated from the coding sequence ATGATCGAGCCGAAGACGCCTCATTTATCCAATTTTGAGATGTGGCAGGGATGGAAAGAGCACGGAGACATCGAGGCGAAGAAATTGTTAATCGAGCATTATCTGCCGCTTGTGGATTATGTGACGAACCGGATGGCCATTGGACTTCCCAAAAATGTCTCAAGAGATGATCTGGCCAGCAATGGCGTGATGGGTTTAATTGATGCGATTGAGAAGTTTGATTACCAGCGGGGGCTGCAATTTGAGACGTATGCATCCTGGCGTATTCGCGGCTCTATTATCGATGGGCTTAGACAGGGCGATTGGGTTCCCCGTTCCATAAGGGAGAAAGCCAAACGAATTGAGGAAGCGTATCAGCATTTGGAGCAGCAATATTTGCGTTCGGTGACGGATGCAGAGATGAGTGCTTATCTCAATATTACAGAGAAGGAATTTTTGCACATGCTGCAGGAGATTGCCGTGACAACGGTCTGCTCGCTGGAGGACCCGATTCGCGAGGAAGAGTCGGAGACACGCCTGACGCTGCTGGTGGATGAGAAAGCCAAAAATCCAGATTACAAAATTCATGAATTCTATATTAAGAGTGCGCTGATCAAAGGAATTGAACGTCTTACAGAGAAAGAGCGCATCGTGGTTTCCTTATTCTACTATGAAGAGCTGTCGTTAAGCGAAATTGCCGAGGTGATGTCCTTGTCGCCCTCGCGCATCTCGCAACTACACTCCAAAGCCATATTGCGGCTGCGGGGGACGCTGTCGAAGCATAGGGATCAGCTTATGGAAAAATAA
- a CDS encoding chemotaxis protein CheD has product MKQEQLIKVGMADLNFGSEGEILRTTGLGSCVGVTLYDSKTKIAGMAHVMLPSSDIARDSSYNIAKYADTALPELIRRMLAAGATANRMVAKLAGGAQMFSQLGKSDTLRIGPRNVESCKQILSIYPIPIIGEDTGGNYGRTIEIDSMTGILHIRSVQHGAKEL; this is encoded by the coding sequence ATGAAACAGGAACAGTTAATTAAGGTTGGCATGGCTGATTTGAACTTTGGTTCCGAGGGAGAAATATTGCGAACGACAGGGCTGGGTTCATGTGTTGGTGTGACTTTGTATGATTCCAAGACGAAAATTGCCGGTATGGCACATGTGATGCTGCCGTCCTCGGACATTGCCAGAGATTCCTCTTATAATATTGCCAAATACGCGGACACGGCTCTTCCCGAGCTGATCAGGCGCATGCTGGCCGCGGGAGCGACGGCGAATCGGATGGTTGCCAAGCTAGCGGGGGGAGCGCAAATGTTCTCCCAGCTTGGCAAATCCGATACCCTGCGCATCGGTCCGCGAAATGTGGAATCCTGCAAACAGATTTTATCGATCTACCCCATCCCCATCATCGGGGAGGACACGGGTGGGAATTATGGGAGAACGATTGAAATTGACAGCATGACCGGTATTCTTCATATTCGGAGTGTCCAGCATGGTGCAAAGGAGTTGTAG
- a CDS encoding chemotaxis protein CheC, whose translation MDVLKEVGNIGAGNAATALSRLIDKPVDMSVPTVTILPFEEIAERVGGSEQVVVAVFLRVEGDAPGNMFFIIEAASARRLLQQLLSLESSSSLEYSDMELSTLCEIGNILAGSYLSSLADFTGLSMAPTVPAIAVDMAGAILSYGLLQFGQMGDDALLIDTSFMEGKELMQGHFFLIPDPESFEKIFRSLGVPTE comes from the coding sequence ATGGATGTGTTGAAGGAAGTGGGGAACATTGGAGCGGGCAATGCGGCCACCGCTCTCTCCAGGCTGATCGACAAGCCGGTCGATATGTCTGTTCCTACCGTCACCATCCTGCCCTTCGAAGAAATTGCTGAGCGTGTCGGCGGTTCGGAGCAGGTTGTCGTCGCTGTCTTCTTGCGGGTAGAAGGGGATGCCCCAGGCAATATGTTCTTTATTATTGAAGCGGCCTCCGCCAGACGGCTGCTGCAGCAGCTTCTTTCTCTGGAATCATCAAGCAGTCTGGAGTATTCCGATATGGAGTTATCGACATTGTGCGAGATTGGCAATATCCTGGCAGGCTCCTATCTCTCCTCACTCGCTGATTTTACAGGACTTTCCATGGCGCCGACTGTACCCGCCATTGCAGTAGATATGGCAGGAGCGATCCTAAGCTATGGGCTTCTGCAATTCGGTCAGATGGGCGACGATGCATTGTTGATCGATACGAGCTTCATGGAAGGGAAGGAGCTGATGCAAGGTCACTTCTTCCTCATCCCTGACCCGGAGTCGTTCGAGAAAATTTTTCGATCTCTGGGAGTGCCTACCGAATGA
- a CDS encoding chemotaxis protein CheW, with amino-acid sequence MGEDLKVIVFALGNEEYGVEVDKVRTIERMCPITRVPKTPAFIKGVINLRGVVVPVIDLRGRFGLPETEPTENSRIIIVAVNELEVGFIVDSANDVIDINTDSIDSPPEVVGGIKAKYLRGVAKLGEERLLIMLNLAEVLNRSEIIQIEGLEE; translated from the coding sequence ATGGGAGAAGACTTAAAAGTCATTGTCTTTGCACTGGGGAACGAAGAATACGGGGTTGAAGTCGACAAGGTTCGCACGATTGAGAGAATGTGCCCGATTACGCGCGTGCCCAAGACGCCTGCTTTCATCAAAGGGGTCATTAACTTGCGTGGAGTGGTAGTTCCTGTTATTGACTTGCGTGGACGATTCGGCCTGCCGGAGACGGAACCTACGGAAAATTCCAGAATTATCATCGTTGCTGTCAATGAGCTGGAGGTAGGCTTTATCGTCGATTCGGCCAATGATGTCATCGACATCAATACCGATTCGATCGATTCTCCGCCTGAGGTTGTCGGTGGCATCAAAGCGAAATATTTGCGTGGAGTGGCTAAGCTCGGAGAAGAGCGTCTGCTCATTATGCTTAATCTGGCCGAAGTATTGAATCGCAGCGAAATCATTCAGATTGAAGGGTTAGAGGAGTAA
- a CDS encoding chemotaxis protein CheA, with the protein MDMNAYLSMFIDESNDHLQSLNENLLQLEGSPEDLSIVQVIFRSAHTLKGMSATMGFEDLASLTHEMENVLDLVRNSKLKMDSFIFDTLFKGLDALEGMVQDIVGGGTGQADVSTIVASLQSIVKGDYTAAPSAAPAVAPAAAPQEGRAPSMLDEFQASVLKQSMESGHQVYHIQVLIEENCILKAARAYMVFDLLERHGEVVQSVPPVQDIEQDKFDRSFTVFYISQLPGDELQKHIANVSEVEKAEVTTMDEESLGMLSRPQVAETAASAAPAAPASSPAASTEKTGQAPTKRPAATGGAVNRTIRVDIERLDALMNLFSELLIDRVRLEQLASEVKRADLTETVEHMTRVSSDLQNIVLKLRMVPVDSVFNRFPRMVRDVAKSLDKKVDLIITGAETELDRTVIDEIGDPLVHLLRNSVDHGVESIEKRIAAGKPETGTVHLRAYHSGNHVFIEIEDDGSGINRERVLGIAIKNGVVTADKAASLTDEEVYMLLFAPGFSTADKISDISGRGVGLDVVMTKITSLGGSVSVSSRYGHGTTFSIQLPLTLSIIWAMLIQLGSEKYAIPLSSIVETAVIKRQQIRKIHGNRMIEFRGAIIPVLSLSRILESPDFDEDLEEESEIVVIRKGDKWGAVVVDEFIGQSEIVLKSLGGYLTNIPTISGATILGDGQVALIIDPNALIK; encoded by the coding sequence ATGGATATGAACGCCTATTTATCGATGTTTATCGATGAATCCAATGATCATTTGCAGTCTCTTAATGAAAACCTCCTTCAACTGGAAGGAAGCCCGGAAGACTTGAGCATCGTTCAGGTCATTTTTCGTTCAGCGCATACGCTGAAGGGCATGTCGGCAACAATGGGCTTTGAGGATCTGGCTTCATTGACGCATGAAATGGAAAACGTGCTTGATCTGGTGCGCAACAGCAAGCTTAAAATGGACAGCTTTATCTTCGATACGTTGTTCAAGGGGCTGGACGCTCTGGAAGGCATGGTGCAGGATATTGTAGGCGGCGGCACAGGACAGGCGGATGTCAGCACAATTGTAGCTTCTTTGCAGTCGATCGTCAAAGGAGATTACACCGCAGCACCTTCTGCGGCGCCAGCGGTTGCACCAGCAGCAGCTCCGCAGGAAGGCCGCGCACCGTCCATGCTGGATGAATTTCAGGCCTCTGTTCTGAAGCAGTCGATGGAGAGTGGTCATCAGGTCTATCATATCCAGGTATTGATTGAGGAAAATTGTATTCTTAAAGCCGCGCGCGCCTATATGGTGTTTGATCTGCTGGAGCGTCATGGTGAAGTTGTACAATCTGTGCCGCCGGTACAGGACATCGAGCAGGACAAGTTCGATCGTTCGTTTACAGTATTCTACATATCTCAACTACCAGGAGATGAGCTGCAGAAGCATATTGCCAATGTCTCTGAGGTCGAAAAAGCGGAAGTTACTACAATGGACGAGGAATCGCTGGGCATGCTGTCCCGTCCGCAGGTGGCTGAGACGGCAGCTTCGGCTGCCCCTGCTGCTCCGGCATCATCGCCTGCTGCATCCACGGAGAAGACGGGCCAAGCGCCGACCAAGCGCCCTGCTGCTACTGGCGGAGCAGTAAACCGCACGATACGCGTTGATATTGAGCGCCTGGATGCGCTGATGAATCTGTTCAGCGAGCTGCTGATTGACCGGGTAAGGCTGGAGCAACTGGCAAGCGAGGTGAAGCGTGCGGACTTGACGGAGACGGTTGAGCATATGACGCGGGTGAGCAGCGATCTGCAAAACATTGTTCTCAAGCTGCGGATGGTGCCTGTCGATTCGGTCTTTAACCGGTTCCCGCGCATGGTACGCGATGTTGCCAAATCATTGGATAAGAAAGTGGATCTCATTATTACAGGCGCGGAGACGGAGCTCGACCGTACCGTCATTGACGAGATCGGCGATCCACTGGTTCATCTGCTTCGCAACTCTGTTGACCATGGTGTCGAGTCCATCGAGAAGCGGATTGCCGCAGGCAAGCCGGAGACTGGCACGGTACATCTTCGTGCGTACCATAGCGGTAACCATGTCTTTATTGAGATTGAGGATGACGGCAGCGGCATCAATCGGGAGAGGGTGCTTGGCATCGCCATCAAGAACGGCGTGGTAACGGCCGACAAGGCAGCCAGCTTGACCGATGAGGAAGTGTACATGCTGCTGTTTGCTCCGGGCTTCAGTACGGCAGACAAAATCTCGGATATATCGGGACGAGGCGTAGGTCTGGATGTCGTTATGACGAAGATCACATCGCTCGGCGGCAGTGTCAGCGTAAGCTCTAGATACGGACATGGCACGACCTTCTCGATCCAACTGCCGCTTACGCTCTCGATCATTTGGGCCATGCTTATCCAGCTAGGCTCGGAGAAGTATGCCATCCCGCTCTCCTCGATTGTAGAGACGGCTGTGATCAAGCGTCAGCAAATACGTAAAATTCACGGTAATCGTATGATTGAATTCCGCGGCGCAATCATTCCGGTGTTGTCCCTTAGCCGCATTCTGGAATCTCCCGATTTCGACGAGGATCTGGAGGAAGAATCAGAGATTGTCGTGATTCGCAAGGGCGACAAGTGGGGCGCAGTTGTAGTGGATGAATTTATCGGCCAGAGCGAGATTGTTCTGAAGTCGCTTGGCGGCTATCTGACAAACATACCGACGATCTCGGGAGCTACCATCCTCGGGGACGGCCAGGTCGCTCTAATTATTGATCCGAACGCACTCATCAAATAG
- a CDS encoding protein-glutamate methylesterase/protein-glutamine glutaminase — MAPYRVLVVDDSAFMRKIICDLIEQDKQFTVAATAKTGAEALLALQQHKPDVITMDLEMPEMNGLEALQQIMKTRPTPVIMLSGISEDGTRETIKALQLGAFDFIRKPSTTVSAQEVGHSLLEKMTAAVLTASKPSSPVRPPAKSVEPSERARGVKPARPVPASRTPKQGDKIAPRGQQSRPSVPEPVPAKAPIKPPARPAVSFVGEFSDIVAVGTSTGGPRALHQLIADLPANFPAPVLVVQHMPPKFTRSLAQRLDSFSKLHVVEAEQGQQVKVGTVYVAPGGYHMQLSERGGQFYIQLSEDPPRNGHRPSVDVLFESLLAYPKLRRHTVIMTGMGSDGAKAMKQLVDQGIPTAVAEAEETCVVFGMPRSAIESGAARTVLPLQEIAGFLVSVVDRRA; from the coding sequence ATGGCTCCATATCGCGTCCTTGTCGTTGATGATTCGGCCTTTATGCGCAAGATTATATGTGATCTGATCGAGCAGGACAAGCAATTTACCGTGGCTGCTACAGCCAAGACAGGTGCTGAGGCGCTCCTGGCCCTGCAGCAGCATAAACCAGATGTCATTACGATGGATTTGGAAATGCCGGAGATGAACGGCTTGGAGGCTCTTCAACAAATTATGAAGACTCGGCCAACGCCAGTCATCATGCTATCGGGCATCAGCGAGGATGGGACTCGCGAGACGATCAAAGCGCTCCAGCTTGGGGCCTTCGATTTTATCCGCAAGCCGTCGACGACGGTAAGCGCCCAGGAGGTTGGGCATAGTCTCCTCGAAAAAATGACGGCTGCCGTATTGACGGCCAGCAAGCCGTCATCGCCTGTTCGGCCGCCAGCAAAATCGGTCGAGCCTTCCGAGAGGGCAAGAGGAGTGAAGCCAGCTCGCCCTGTGCCAGCTAGTCGGACGCCCAAGCAAGGTGACAAGATCGCTCCTCGGGGGCAGCAGTCGCGACCATCTGTTCCTGAACCTGTGCCTGCCAAGGCTCCGATTAAGCCGCCTGCACGACCTGCTGTTTCATTTGTTGGGGAATTCAGTGACATTGTGGCTGTTGGCACTTCGACGGGCGGGCCTAGAGCGCTGCATCAACTGATCGCCGATTTGCCTGCTAATTTTCCGGCACCCGTGCTAGTCGTTCAGCATATGCCCCCCAAATTCACCCGTTCACTTGCTCAGCGTCTTGACAGCTTCAGCAAGCTGCATGTGGTAGAAGCGGAGCAAGGACAGCAGGTGAAGGTTGGAACGGTGTACGTAGCTCCAGGCGGATACCATATGCAACTGTCAGAGCGGGGAGGACAATTCTATATTCAGCTCTCCGAGGACCCGCCCCGCAACGGCCATCGGCCATCCGTGGATGTGTTGTTTGAATCGCTGCTTGCCTATCCGAAGCTGCGCAGACACACCGTTATTATGACAGGGATGGGGAGCGACGGAGCGAAGGCGATGAAGCAGCTCGTGGATCAAGGAATCCCGACTGCTGTTGCTGAGGCGGAAGAAACCTGTGTCGTATTCGGAATGCCGCGCTCCGCGATAGAATCCGGGGCAGCTCGCACCGTATTGCCGCTGCAGGAAATTGCTGGTTTTCTGGTCAGTGTTGTGGATCGAAGGGCATAG
- a CDS encoding MinD/ParA family protein, giving the protein MNDQAQSLRKLITARENESAERSRTTRIVTVTSGKGGVGKSNFSLNFALQLQRRGQRVLVFDADIGMANIDVLMGFSAPYNLYHLLKREKTIWEIVQHADSGIDFIAGGSGFQDLLELSREELDYFGDQIGLLTGHYDVILFDTGAGLSKETVKFIAAAQETIVVTTPEPTSITDAYALMKMVNSMHHSVAFKLVVNRAADTKEGKATADKIAMVANEFLQLEVPLLGIVMDDANVMRSVKRQVPFALAYPGSEASQCIDMIARHFLNESDRPADANTGIKGFLQRMLRFKI; this is encoded by the coding sequence ATGAATGATCAGGCCCAATCGCTAAGAAAATTAATAACTGCTCGCGAAAATGAGAGTGCCGAGCGCTCGCGAACGACACGAATTGTCACTGTAACCAGCGGCAAGGGCGGTGTGGGGAAATCCAATTTCAGCCTTAACTTCGCGTTGCAGTTGCAGCGCCGCGGGCAACGGGTGCTCGTATTCGACGCAGATATTGGAATGGCGAACATCGATGTGCTGATGGGGTTCTCTGCTCCATACAATCTCTATCACCTGCTGAAGCGGGAGAAGACGATTTGGGAGATTGTGCAGCATGCCGACAGCGGGATCGATTTTATTGCCGGGGGCTCTGGCTTTCAGGATTTGCTGGAGCTGTCGCGCGAGGAGCTGGACTATTTCGGAGACCAGATCGGCCTGCTTACAGGTCATTATGATGTCATATTGTTTGATACCGGAGCGGGGCTGTCCAAGGAGACGGTCAAGTTTATCGCAGCAGCCCAAGAAACGATCGTCGTGACAACACCTGAGCCAACTTCGATTACGGACGCCTACGCGCTAATGAAGATGGTTAACTCCATGCATCATTCGGTGGCCTTCAAGCTGGTGGTCAATCGCGCAGCGGATACCAAAGAAGGCAAGGCGACAGCAGACAAGATTGCGATGGTTGCTAATGAATTTTTGCAGTTGGAGGTGCCGTTGCTCGGGATCGTCATGGATGATGCCAATGTGATGCGGTCGGTCAAGCGACAGGTTCCATTTGCACTGGCTTACCCTGGGAGTGAAGCGTCGCAATGCATTGATATGATCGCCCGACATTTTCTTAATGAGAGTGATCGTCCGGCAGACGCAAATACAGGAATCAAAGGGTTCCTCCAGCGGATGCTGAGGTTCAAAATATAA
- the flhF gene encoding flagellar biosynthesis protein FlhF — translation MRVKRYVVQSMPDALSLIRSELGNDAVILNTKEIRVGGFMGMFRKKRMEVIAAIESEQPPSKQPPRPIAPQQAYRPPAQPPVYSAMQEETAAKATVVAQLRKEEREEPPQALSSPTPAAKQPQSFHKPETDSELAEEIRQMKQMIIGFSRQQTHPISRPAPMQSLYDRLILQEVASERVNQLLEEIASTDGYSTEWSAEATWNAARSILVGWLAPFQTTGITSSVRILHFVGPTGVGKTTTIAKLAAEQALQHKRRAGFITSDTYRIAAVDQLRTYANILNVPLEVVFSPLELSRAFKQLEDRDLIFMDTAGRNFRNELYVSEVNSLIQGRIDSDTYLVLSLTGKSKDMNIVARNFAEYGINKVLFTKSDETDSYGSILNIVLEHQLRPVYIASGQNVPEDIAPFDVQRYVDQLLGEWANE, via the coding sequence ATGAGGGTGAAACGCTATGTCGTTCAATCAATGCCTGATGCGCTATCGCTAATTCGCAGCGAGCTTGGCAACGATGCCGTCATCTTGAACACGAAGGAAATTCGTGTTGGGGGATTTATGGGCATGTTCCGCAAGAAAAGGATGGAGGTTATCGCCGCCATCGAATCGGAGCAGCCGCCCAGCAAGCAGCCGCCCCGTCCTATTGCGCCACAGCAGGCCTATCGTCCGCCGGCTCAGCCGCCAGTCTATTCCGCGATGCAGGAGGAGACGGCTGCCAAAGCAACTGTAGTCGCTCAGCTAAGGAAGGAGGAGCGGGAAGAGCCGCCGCAAGCGCTATCCTCTCCCACACCTGCGGCCAAGCAGCCGCAGTCCTTCCACAAGCCGGAGACGGATTCAGAGCTTGCCGAGGAGATACGGCAGATGAAGCAGATGATTATCGGCTTCTCGAGGCAGCAGACCCATCCCATTTCCCGGCCTGCCCCGATGCAAAGTCTCTACGATCGTCTCATCTTGCAGGAAGTCGCGTCAGAACGGGTGAATCAACTGCTTGAGGAGATTGCGTCAACGGACGGCTACAGTACGGAATGGAGTGCCGAGGCCACTTGGAATGCGGCTAGAAGCATTCTGGTGGGTTGGCTCGCTCCCTTTCAGACGACGGGGATTACCTCGTCGGTTCGCATATTGCATTTTGTTGGACCGACAGGGGTAGGGAAGACAACGACCATAGCCAAGCTGGCGGCTGAACAGGCATTGCAGCATAAGCGCAGAGCTGGCTTCATTACCTCTGATACATACCGGATTGCGGCCGTTGATCAATTACGCACCTATGCCAATATTTTGAATGTACCACTGGAGGTGGTATTCTCCCCGTTAGAGCTGTCGCGCGCGTTCAAGCAGTTGGAGGATCGCGATCTGATCTTTATGGATACGGCAGGTCGCAACTTTCGTAATGAGCTGTATGTGTCAGAGGTCAACAGTCTCATTCAAGGGCGAATCGACAGCGATACGTATCTTGTGCTCAGCTTGACAGGCAAGAGTAAGGATATGAATATCGTTGCTCGGAATTTTGCGGAGTACGGCATTAACAAGGTGCTGTTCACCAAGAGCGATGAGACCGACAGCTATGGCAGCATCCTGAACATCGTACTGGAGCATCAGCTCAGACCTGTCTATATTGCCAGCGGACAAAATGTTCCAGAGGACATTGCGCCGTTCGATGTACAACGCTATGTTGATCAGCTACTAGGGGAGTGGGCTAATGAATGA
- the flhA gene encoding flagellar biosynthesis protein FlhA: protein MRLKDMSILIGIIGIVLMMVIPIPAVLLDVLLIVNISAALMILLIGMNTQSPLEFSIFPAVLLITTLFRLALNVSTTRLILSEGEAGKVVETFGQFVAGGEIAIGFVVFLILVVVQFIVITKGSERVAEVAARFTLDAMPGKQMSIDADLNAGLINEQQAKERRQKIEREADFYGAMDGASKFVKGDAIASIIILFINLLGGFVIGMAIHGMDFQTAISKYSILTIGDGLVSQIPALLISTAAGLIVTRAASEGNLAFDLTSQLFRHPKLLYIVAGTITLLGLFTPIGPLATLPLAGLLAFAAWKMSGSLVKRQQEEELMVEEQQIEEVRSPESVISLLQVDPIEFEFGYGLIPLADTQQGGDLLDRVIMIRRQCALELGLVVPVIRIRDNIQLKPNEYVIKIKGNIVARGELLMNHYLAMSPGFDDDSIIGIETQEPAFGLPALWVDEAMKERAELSGYTVVDPPSVVATHLTEVIKKHSHELIGRQETKALIDNVRENYPALVDELIPSILTIGDVQKVLVKLLREKISIRDLVTVFETLADQGSYTKDTDILTEYVRQALSRQITLQFAAGGDPLKVITVAPTIEKKIAEAVQQTDQGSYLALDPVTTQQIYSKLSEQVTRQAQSGTQPIVLTSPTIRMYLRQLVERTMQDVPVLSYSELEPSVEVQSVGVVNL from the coding sequence ATGCGATTGAAGGATATGTCCATATTGATCGGCATTATAGGCATCGTCCTTATGATGGTCATTCCTATCCCGGCCGTGCTGCTTGATGTACTGCTGATAGTCAATATATCGGCAGCGCTCATGATTTTATTGATTGGAATGAATACACAAAGTCCGCTGGAATTTTCGATTTTCCCAGCGGTGCTGCTCATCACTACACTGTTCCGGCTGGCGCTGAACGTTTCCACCACCCGCCTGATTTTGTCGGAGGGCGAAGCGGGGAAAGTGGTCGAGACCTTCGGGCAATTCGTTGCAGGTGGAGAGATTGCGATTGGCTTTGTCGTGTTTTTAATTCTGGTAGTTGTCCAGTTCATCGTTATCACCAAGGGCTCTGAGCGCGTTGCCGAGGTTGCGGCTCGCTTTACGCTCGATGCGATGCCGGGCAAGCAGATGAGTATTGACGCTGACCTGAATGCAGGACTGATTAATGAGCAGCAGGCCAAGGAACGCCGCCAAAAAATCGAGCGTGAAGCGGATTTCTACGGTGCAATGGATGGTGCGAGCAAGTTCGTCAAGGGGGATGCGATTGCATCCATTATTATTCTATTCATTAACTTGCTCGGAGGCTTCGTTATAGGCATGGCCATCCACGGCATGGATTTCCAGACCGCAATCAGCAAATATTCGATTCTGACGATTGGTGACGGCCTGGTGAGCCAGATTCCAGCGCTGTTGATCTCGACAGCAGCGGGCCTGATCGTAACGCGCGCAGCATCCGAGGGCAATCTGGCCTTTGATCTGACGAGTCAGTTATTCCGCCATCCCAAGCTGCTGTATATTGTAGCGGGCACGATTACACTGCTCGGTCTGTTCACACCGATTGGCCCGCTAGCGACGTTGCCGTTAGCTGGTCTGCTGGCCTTTGCTGCTTGGAAGATGTCGGGCTCGCTCGTGAAGCGCCAGCAGGAGGAGGAACTGATGGTCGAGGAGCAGCAGATTGAAGAGGTCAGAAGCCCGGAGAGTGTCATCAGCTTGCTGCAGGTTGATCCGATTGAGTTCGAGTTTGGCTATGGTCTCATTCCGCTGGCGGATACGCAGCAGGGTGGAGATCTGCTCGATCGGGTCATTATGATCCGGCGGCAATGCGCACTCGAATTGGGTCTGGTGGTCCCGGTTATTCGGATCCGCGATAATATTCAACTGAAACCGAATGAATATGTGATTAAAATTAAAGGAAATATCGTTGCCCGGGGCGAATTGCTCATGAACCACTATTTGGCGATGAGTCCAGGGTTCGATGATGACTCGATTATAGGTATCGAGACTCAGGAGCCTGCCTTCGGACTTCCGGCCTTATGGGTGGATGAGGCAATGAAGGAGCGGGCAGAGCTGTCCGGCTATACGGTCGTTGATCCGCCATCTGTCGTAGCGACGCATCTGACAGAAGTCATCAAGAAGCACTCGCATGAGCTGATCGGCAGACAGGAGACGAAGGCGCTGATCGATAATGTGAGAGAGAACTATCCTGCTCTGGTGGATGAGCTGATCCCGTCCATCCTGACGATCGGAGATGTTCAGAAGGTGCTGGTCAAGCTGCTGCGGGAGAAAATTTCGATTCGCGATCTGGTCACGGTATTCGAGACGCTGGCCGACCAAGGGAGCTATACGAAGGACACGGACATTCTAACCGAATACGTCCGCCAGGCGCTGTCGCGCCAAATTACGCTACAATTCGCCGCAGGAGGCGATCCGCTCAAGGTCATCACGGTCGCTCCCACGATCGAGAAGAAAATTGCGGAGGCGGTGCAGCAAACGGATCAGGGCAGCTATCTGGCGCTTGACCCAGTAACGACCCAGCAGATCTACTCCAAGCTAAGTGAGCAGGTCACCCGTCAGGCGCAGTCTGGTACGCAGCCGATTGTGCTGACATCGCCTACGATCCGCATGTATCTGCGGCAGCTTGTGGAGAGAACGATGCAGGATGTGCCCGTGTTGTCCTATAGCGAGTTGGAACCAAGTGTTGAAGTTCAAAGTGTCGGGGTGGTGAATCTATGA